The following proteins are encoded in a genomic region of Amycolatopsis sulphurea:
- a CDS encoding AAA family ATPase, with translation MSDPQITLTVRHTSSALDSRRGVVRLHPEVLDALGLRAWDAVHLIGARRSAALAAPADKAGLPGVVLTDDVTMSNLGIAEGGEVVVAPAEVAAARTVTVAGSRLASVAVSPQTLRLALTGKVLTRGDAVSLLPQDLVPAPGSDVAAVRGQLSRVIGATWTNELLTVTATEPDGAVAVGPSTVVSWRDGARTGEPASASRPSTRSATALVRSTAVTAEEDYLEAEIVEEVITEVQEVVEPVPPVTDLAGAEGAARKLAEWFDLAFRRPELLTRLGTSAQLGVLLSGPEGVGKATLVRSVAKAEDVRVVVLTAPNIAVLEPGAAYTRFREAVERATKGEGPGVLLINDIDALLPASQPPPVATVVLEELRGALRREGLAVVATTARAESVDPRLRAADLLDRELSLPLPDAKTRVELLRILLRDAPVEPGADLGVLAERTPGFVAADLLALRRDAALRAALRQREAAEPRISQQDLLDALATVRPISLSTSDNLATGGLTLDDVGNMTAVKEALTETVLWPLRYPDSFARLGVEPPRGVLLYGPPGGGKTFLVRALAGTGALNVFAIKGAELLDKWVGESERAVRDLFRRAAEAAPSLIFLDEIDALAPRRGQSSDSGVADRVVAALLTELDGVEPMREVVVLGATNRPELVDPALLRPGRLERRVYVPPPDAESRAAILTATAKNTPLASDVDLNAVAGEMAGYSAADCAALIREAALTAMRESLEAREVTAAHLEKARTVVRPSLDPAQLAQLAAYAQAQQER, from the coding sequence GTGAGCGATCCGCAGATCACGTTGACCGTCCGGCACACGTCGTCCGCGCTCGATTCCCGGCGGGGGGTCGTGCGGTTGCACCCGGAGGTGCTCGACGCGCTGGGCCTGCGGGCCTGGGACGCGGTGCACCTCATCGGGGCGCGCCGTAGCGCCGCGCTGGCCGCGCCGGCCGACAAGGCGGGGCTGCCCGGGGTGGTGCTGACCGACGACGTGACGATGTCGAACCTCGGGATCGCCGAGGGCGGTGAGGTCGTGGTCGCCCCGGCCGAGGTCGCCGCGGCGCGGACGGTCACCGTCGCCGGTTCACGGCTGGCGTCGGTGGCGGTGTCCCCGCAGACGTTGCGGCTCGCACTCACCGGCAAGGTGCTCACCCGGGGAGACGCGGTTTCGCTGCTGCCGCAGGATCTTGTGCCCGCACCGGGTTCGGACGTCGCGGCCGTGCGCGGGCAGCTGTCCCGGGTGATCGGGGCGACCTGGACCAACGAGCTGCTGACCGTCACGGCCACCGAGCCGGACGGCGCGGTCGCGGTCGGACCATCCACAGTGGTCAGTTGGCGGGACGGCGCACGCACCGGCGAGCCGGCGAGCGCATCGCGGCCGTCGACGCGGAGTGCGACCGCTCTGGTGCGCAGCACCGCGGTTACCGCGGAGGAGGACTACCTCGAAGCGGAGATCGTCGAGGAAGTGATCACCGAGGTCCAGGAGGTCGTCGAACCGGTCCCGCCGGTCACCGACCTCGCGGGCGCGGAGGGCGCGGCGCGGAAGCTCGCCGAATGGTTCGACCTCGCCTTCCGCCGTCCGGAGCTGTTGACGCGGCTCGGCACTTCGGCGCAGCTGGGCGTCCTGCTGTCCGGGCCGGAAGGCGTCGGCAAGGCCACGCTGGTGCGGTCGGTCGCGAAGGCCGAGGACGTGCGTGTGGTCGTGCTGACCGCGCCGAACATCGCCGTGCTGGAACCGGGCGCGGCCTACACCCGGTTCCGGGAAGCGGTCGAGCGTGCCACCAAGGGAGAAGGCCCCGGGGTGCTGCTGATCAACGACATCGACGCGTTGCTGCCGGCGTCTCAGCCGCCGCCGGTCGCCACGGTGGTGCTGGAAGAGCTGCGAGGCGCGCTGCGCCGCGAAGGCCTCGCGGTGGTGGCCACGACGGCGCGTGCCGAGTCGGTCGACCCGCGGTTGCGCGCCGCCGACCTGCTCGATCGCGAGCTGAGCCTGCCGCTGCCGGACGCGAAGACCCGCGTCGAGCTGTTGCGCATCCTGCTGCGCGACGCCCCGGTCGAACCGGGCGCCGACCTCGGCGTACTCGCCGAGCGCACGCCCGGCTTCGTCGCCGCCGACCTGCTCGCCCTGCGCCGGGATGCGGCTTTGCGGGCCGCGTTGCGCCAGCGCGAGGCCGCCGAGCCGCGGATCTCCCAGCAGGATCTGCTGGACGCGCTCGCCACCGTCCGGCCGATCTCACTGTCCACATCGGACAACCTGGCCACCGGCGGGCTCACCCTCGACGACGTCGGGAACATGACCGCGGTGAAGGAAGCGCTGACCGAAACGGTGCTGTGGCCGTTGCGCTACCCCGATTCGTTCGCCCGGCTCGGGGTGGAGCCGCCTCGCGGGGTGCTGCTCTACGGCCCCCCTGGCGGCGGGAAGACGTTCCTGGTCCGGGCGCTCGCCGGCACCGGCGCGCTGAACGTGTTCGCGATCAAGGGTGCCGAGCTGCTGGACAAATGGGTCGGCGAGTCCGAGCGCGCGGTGCGGGACCTGTTCCGCCGCGCCGCGGAAGCCGCGCCCTCGCTGATCTTCCTGGACGAGATCGACGCGCTGGCCCCGCGCCGTGGCCAGTCCTCGGACTCCGGGGTGGCCGACCGGGTGGTCGCCGCACTGCTCACCGAGCTGGACGGGGTGGAGCCGATGCGCGAGGTCGTCGTGCTCGGCGCGACCAACCGGCCCGAGCTGGTCGACCCGGCGCTGCTGCGCCCCGGCAGGCTGGAGCGGCGGGTCTACGTGCCGCCGCCGGACGCGGAGTCTCGCGCCGCGATCCTCACCGCGACCGCGAAGAACACCCCGCTGGCATCCGATGTGGACCTGAACGCGGTGGCCGGGGAGATGGCAGGCTACTCGGCGGCGGACTGCGCGGCGTTGATCCGGGAGGCCGCGCTCACCGCGATGCGCGAGTCACTCGAAGCACGCGAGGTCACCGCCGCACATCTGGAGAAGGCCCGCACGGTCGTGCGGCCGTCCCTCGATCCGGCTCAGCTGGCCCAACTGGCCGCCTACGCGCAAGCACAACAGGAACGCTGA
- the pssA gene encoding CDP-diacylglycerol--serine O-phosphatidyltransferase, which produces MVRVTTPGIRLLPNAITVLALCAGLSSVQFALTGNYPMAIASIGIAAVLDSLDGRIARLLDATSKMGAELDSLSDGISFGVAPALVLYVWQAHDDRIGWVASLIFAVCMILRLARFNTLLDETDKPAYASEFFVGVPAPAGGLVAMLPLILSLQWGEGWWSEQYVVLIWTIAVAALLISRIPTLSLKTIKVPAKAIAPLLVGVGLLAAAIIQFPLVALAAALVLYLLHIPYAVYRNRWLAAHPEAWAVPPRERRAIRRARSQRRLRLQPASRRVAGAAMRAVRRPLSAGDLVRTRTLRERDHSNTPPPSSGPGQRRRSWRRIGIRRR; this is translated from the coding sequence ATGGTCCGCGTGACCACCCCCGGCATTCGGCTGCTGCCGAACGCCATCACTGTGCTCGCGTTGTGCGCCGGGCTGTCCTCGGTGCAGTTCGCGCTCACCGGCAACTACCCGATGGCGATCGCCTCGATCGGGATCGCCGCGGTGCTCGACAGCCTCGACGGCCGGATCGCCCGGCTGCTCGACGCCACGTCGAAAATGGGTGCCGAGCTGGATTCGCTGTCCGACGGCATTTCCTTCGGCGTCGCCCCGGCACTCGTGCTCTACGTGTGGCAAGCGCACGACGACCGGATCGGCTGGGTCGCGTCGCTGATCTTCGCCGTGTGCATGATCCTGCGGCTGGCCCGGTTCAACACCCTGCTCGACGAAACCGACAAGCCGGCGTACGCCTCGGAATTCTTCGTCGGTGTGCCCGCGCCGGCCGGTGGGCTGGTCGCGATGCTGCCGCTGATCCTCAGCCTGCAATGGGGCGAGGGCTGGTGGTCGGAGCAGTACGTGGTGCTGATCTGGACGATCGCGGTCGCCGCGCTTCTGATCAGCCGCATCCCGACGCTGTCGCTCAAGACCATCAAGGTGCCCGCGAAGGCGATCGCGCCGCTGCTGGTCGGGGTCGGCCTGCTGGCCGCGGCGATCATCCAGTTCCCGCTGGTGGCGCTGGCCGCGGCGCTCGTGCTCTACCTGCTGCACATCCCGTACGCGGTGTACCGGAATCGCTGGCTCGCCGCGCATCCCGAGGCGTGGGCGGTGCCGCCGCGTGAACGCAGGGCGATCCGGCGGGCACGCAGTCAGCGCCGCTTGCGTCTGCAGCCGGCCTCGCGCCGGGTCGCCGGTGCCGCGATGCGCGCGGTCCGGCGTCCGCTCTCGGCCGGTGATCTCGTCCGCACGCGCACCCTGCGCGAACGCGATCACAGCAACACTCCGCCCCCGTCGTCCGGTCCTGGGCAGCGGCGGCGGAGCTGGCGGCGGATCGGCATCCGGCGCCGCTAG
- a CDS encoding phosphatidylserine decarboxylase, producing MSGQPTGNPLAHAVQLARETIPPMHPAGRPFVLGGLAATLLLRRLWKPLGVAGALATAATAAFFREPKRVPPPRENVAIASGDGLVSLIEKAVPPPELGLSARPRMRVSVFLSVFDVHVQRTPSAGVVEKVAYRPGKFLSADLDKASEDNERNSVLLRTTEGHELVVVQIAGLVARRIRCDVAEGEKVAAGQTYGIIRFGSRVDLYLPEGSKVVVAKGQRTVGGETVLAELPPLGEG from the coding sequence ATGAGCGGCCAGCCCACCGGCAACCCCCTCGCGCACGCCGTCCAGCTCGCCCGCGAGACCATCCCGCCGATGCATCCGGCGGGCCGTCCGTTCGTACTCGGCGGTCTGGCCGCGACGCTGCTGCTGCGGAGGCTGTGGAAGCCGCTCGGCGTGGCCGGCGCACTCGCCACCGCCGCCACCGCGGCGTTCTTCCGCGAGCCCAAGCGCGTGCCGCCGCCCCGGGAGAACGTGGCGATCGCCTCGGGGGACGGGCTCGTCTCGCTGATCGAGAAGGCCGTGCCGCCGCCCGAACTGGGCCTGTCCGCCCGGCCGCGGATGCGGGTGAGTGTGTTCCTGTCCGTATTCGACGTGCACGTCCAGCGCACGCCGTCCGCGGGTGTGGTGGAGAAGGTGGCCTACCGGCCGGGCAAATTCCTCTCCGCGGACCTGGACAAGGCGAGCGAGGACAACGAGCGCAACTCCGTACTGCTGCGCACGACCGAGGGCCACGAGCTCGTCGTCGTGCAGATCGCCGGTCTCGTCGCCCGCCGGATCCGGTGTGACGTGGCCGAGGGCGAGAAGGTGGCCGCGGGCCAGACCTACGGCATCATCCGGTTCGGCTCGCGGGTCGACCTGTACCTGCCCGAGGGCAGCAAGGTCGTGGTGGCCAAGGGCCAGCGGACGGTCGGAGGGGAGACCGTGCTCGCCGAACTGCCCCCGCTGGGAGAAGGCTGA
- a CDS encoding GlsB/YeaQ/YmgE family stress response membrane protein produces MGIILWIVFGALVGWLANLVVGGPRRRRQGCLVSVVVGVLGAAVGGFVYRLATGEQRQFDFDFPSFGVAILGAIGLLLVVQLVNAVVDRSRHRDHR; encoded by the coding sequence GTGGGCATCATCCTGTGGATCGTCTTCGGCGCGCTGGTCGGGTGGCTGGCGAACCTGGTGGTCGGCGGGCCACGGCGGCGCCGGCAGGGCTGCCTGGTCAGTGTCGTCGTCGGGGTGCTCGGCGCGGCCGTCGGCGGGTTCGTCTACCGGCTCGCGACCGGCGAGCAGCGGCAGTTCGACTTCGACTTTCCCAGCTTCGGGGTGGCCATCCTCGGCGCGATCGGGCTGCTGCTGGTGGTGCAGCTGGTCAACGCCGTGGTGGACCGCAGCCGGCACCGGGACCACCGGTGA
- the glp gene encoding gephyrin-like molybdotransferase Glp, with protein MISVDAYRGIVTDLLGHARITTVPLARAAGRVLAADLSAEVALPPFDNSAMDGYAVRAADVAETPVTLPVADDIPAGRVDVAPLAPGTAHRIMTGAPLPPGADAVVMVEHTDGGTTDVRIDRVAAVGDHVRRTGEDVTKGSLALHAGTVLGHAQLGLAAAIGLAELPVHEPLSVLVVSTGTELVTAPEPLRHGQIYESNSVMLAAALSGLGCRVEVVRSVVDDVGEFRKIVEPKLAHADLLITSGGVSAGAYEVVKDALSTQGVEFRKIAMQPGGPQGCGRWNGVPVVTLPGNPVSVLVSFEAFLRPALLTAMGHPDPERRRVRARLTEELSSPPGRRQFRRGYYTQAEGQVTGEVGPRGGPGSHLLAAFTQANCLIVLPEEVTSAPRGGEVDVLLL; from the coding sequence GTGATCTCCGTCGACGCATACCGGGGGATCGTGACCGACCTGCTCGGCCACGCCCGGATCACCACTGTTCCGCTGGCCCGCGCCGCCGGGCGGGTGCTGGCCGCCGACCTGTCCGCGGAGGTGGCCCTGCCCCCGTTCGACAACTCGGCGATGGACGGCTACGCGGTGCGCGCGGCCGACGTCGCGGAGACACCGGTCACGCTTCCGGTGGCGGACGACATCCCGGCCGGGCGGGTGGACGTCGCGCCGCTGGCGCCAGGCACCGCGCACCGGATCATGACCGGCGCCCCGCTGCCGCCCGGCGCGGATGCGGTGGTGATGGTCGAGCACACCGACGGCGGCACCACCGACGTCCGGATCGACCGCGTCGCGGCGGTGGGCGACCACGTGCGCCGCACCGGCGAGGACGTGACGAAGGGCAGCCTCGCCCTGCACGCGGGCACCGTCCTCGGGCATGCGCAGCTGGGCCTCGCGGCCGCGATCGGCTTGGCCGAGCTGCCGGTGCATGAACCGCTGTCGGTACTCGTCGTGTCCACCGGCACCGAACTGGTGACTGCCCCGGAACCGTTGCGGCACGGGCAGATCTACGAGTCCAACAGTGTGATGCTCGCGGCCGCGCTCAGCGGTCTCGGCTGCCGGGTCGAGGTGGTGCGCAGTGTGGTCGACGACGTCGGGGAGTTCCGCAAGATCGTCGAACCGAAGCTCGCCCACGCGGATCTGCTGATCACCTCGGGCGGGGTCTCCGCCGGCGCGTACGAAGTGGTGAAGGACGCGCTGAGCACCCAGGGCGTCGAGTTCCGCAAGATCGCGATGCAACCGGGCGGGCCACAGGGCTGTGGCCGGTGGAACGGCGTGCCGGTGGTGACGCTGCCGGGGAACCCGGTGAGCGTGCTGGTGTCGTTCGAGGCGTTTCTGCGCCCGGCGCTGCTCACCGCGATGGGGCACCCCGATCCCGAACGCCGCCGGGTCCGGGCGCGGCTCACCGAGGAGCTGTCCTCGCCGCCGGGGCGGCGGCAGTTCCGGCGCGGCTACTACACCCAGGCCGAGGGCCAGGTGACCGGCGAGGTCGGCCCGCGCGGTGGCCCCGGATCCCACCTGCTCGCTGCGTTCACCCAGGCCAACTGCCTGATCGTGCTGCCGGAAGAGGTCACCTCCGCACCCCGCGGCGGCGAGGTCGACGTCCTGCTCCTCTGA
- a CDS encoding AIM24 family protein, which produces MRVHTRHTPGFGVARVLLASGEAVQSATETMLASSFGVVESSAARGGRKSGRTVFTAPQGGGWVDLAPDGPGDVYPLELTGGTGWSVHRDAVLARPSSVRHDAAWAPLQQLFGADSGFLEHYSGTGPLVLTSPGPVDSFTLSPGELVTVRPEYVLAYPDAVQARLRAVDPSGPQSLRTGEGLVLDFAGPGTVLVTARCQRVSRG; this is translated from the coding sequence ATGCGGGTGCACACCAGGCACACCCCCGGGTTCGGCGTGGCGAGGGTGCTGCTGGCCTCGGGCGAAGCGGTGCAGTCGGCCACCGAAACCATGCTGGCGAGCAGTTTCGGCGTGGTCGAGTCGAGCGCTGCCCGTGGCGGCCGCAAATCCGGCCGGACGGTGTTCACCGCGCCGCAGGGCGGTGGCTGGGTCGACCTCGCTCCGGACGGTCCCGGCGACGTCTACCCGCTCGAACTGACCGGCGGCACCGGATGGTCGGTGCACCGGGACGCGGTGCTCGCCCGGCCGAGTTCGGTGCGGCACGACGCCGCCTGGGCACCGTTGCAGCAGCTCTTCGGCGCGGACTCCGGGTTCCTGGAGCACTACAGCGGGACCGGGCCGCTGGTGCTGACCTCGCCCGGTCCGGTGGATTCGTTCACGCTCTCGCCGGGCGAGCTGGTGACCGTCCGCCCGGAGTACGTGCTGGCGTATCCGGATGCGGTGCAGGCCCGGTTGCGTGCGGTCGATCCGAGTGGCCCGCAGTCGTTGCGCACCGGGGAGGGGCTGGTGCTCGACTTCGCCGGTCCGGGCACGGTGCTGGTCACCGCGCGCTGCCAAAGGGTGTCGCGCGGCTAG
- a CDS encoding cold-shock protein → MAVGTVKWFNSEKGYGFIESPEGPDVFVHYSAIQAEGFRTLDEGDRVEFEIQSGRDGRSQAAEVRKVS, encoded by the coding sequence GTGGCTGTCGGCACCGTCAAGTGGTTCAACTCGGAAAAGGGCTACGGGTTCATCGAATCCCCCGAAGGGCCGGATGTGTTCGTGCACTATTCGGCGATCCAGGCGGAGGGCTTCCGCACCCTCGACGAAGGGGACCGGGTCGAGTTCGAGATCCAGTCCGGGCGGGACGGCCGCAGCCAGGCCGCCGAGGTCCGGAAGGTGTCCTGA
- a CDS encoding serine/threonine-protein kinase, which produces MTGDVSGDLTGRRLGHYRIDSVLGKGGMSVTYQATDVRLGRKVALKVIGDHLGTDAEFRERFVDEARNTSAIDHANVVPLYDFGELDGMLYIAMRMVDGGDLAGLISGGPIAPARALTLLDQVADALDTLHSHGLVHLDVKPANVLVTSRETSREHVYVADFGLTRRGATGHRTRGGDFLGSPTYAAPEHLRGEPLDGRTDQYALTCVLFACLTGNPPFRGDVPTVIKGHLAGEPPSVSLAVALPSALDEVVRKGMAKAPADRYPSCVAMIEAARVALGPLAASVTAPGQGGPGGIGAGGFAAANGSGNPGNPAGLGNSAVPGGGPDAQGTPAGQVYPAGQGNPASGNPADQNNPVAPGTFASPGNPAAQANPVGPGNPAVGGPGTWGAPPGPGGYGAPAAYGAPGGLAQPGYSGMPGGYGTGYPAQQNPAGHPSYGYPGQPQQSPGYGYPNQVYGDPVRVRPPSPVAGDEAFQPAGRGGGLKWLWIVLGVVVAAGLVIGAILLFGGDDSGGSSTPTSTAPNIPVGPGGQGSTGPSSLRPPPSSIPIQPSR; this is translated from the coding sequence GTGACAGGCGATGTGTCGGGGGACCTCACCGGTCGGCGGCTGGGCCACTACCGCATCGACTCGGTGCTCGGCAAGGGCGGCATGAGCGTGACCTACCAGGCCACGGACGTGCGGCTGGGCCGCAAGGTGGCACTGAAGGTCATCGGTGACCACCTCGGCACGGACGCCGAGTTCCGCGAGCGGTTCGTCGACGAGGCCCGCAACACCTCCGCGATCGACCACGCCAACGTCGTGCCGCTGTACGACTTCGGCGAGCTGGACGGGATGCTCTACATCGCCATGCGGATGGTCGACGGCGGGGATCTCGCCGGCCTGATCTCCGGGGGCCCGATCGCCCCCGCCCGTGCGCTGACCCTGCTCGACCAGGTCGCCGACGCATTGGACACCCTGCACAGCCACGGCTTGGTGCACCTCGACGTGAAACCGGCCAACGTCCTGGTCACCAGCCGCGAAACCTCCCGCGAGCACGTGTATGTCGCCGATTTCGGCCTGACTCGTCGTGGCGCCACCGGCCATCGCACCCGCGGTGGCGACTTCCTCGGCTCGCCCACCTACGCCGCCCCCGAGCACCTGCGTGGCGAACCTCTCGACGGCCGCACCGACCAGTACGCCCTCACCTGCGTGCTGTTCGCCTGTCTCACCGGGAACCCGCCGTTCCGCGGCGACGTGCCGACGGTCATCAAGGGCCATCTCGCCGGGGAACCGCCGTCGGTGTCCCTCGCCGTGGCCTTGCCATCCGCGCTGGACGAGGTCGTCCGCAAGGGCATGGCCAAGGCGCCCGCCGACCGTTACCCGAGCTGTGTGGCGATGATCGAGGCGGCACGGGTGGCGCTGGGGCCGCTCGCCGCCTCCGTCACCGCGCCCGGCCAGGGCGGCCCCGGTGGCATCGGTGCGGGCGGGTTCGCCGCCGCGAACGGCTCGGGCAATCCCGGGAACCCTGCAGGGCTGGGGAACTCGGCGGTCCCCGGCGGTGGTCCCGATGCACAGGGGACTCCGGCGGGCCAGGTTTATCCCGCAGGGCAAGGAAATCCGGCGTCGGGCAATCCCGCGGACCAGAACAACCCTGTCGCGCCAGGTACTTTCGCAAGCCCGGGGAACCCGGCCGCCCAGGCGAATCCGGTCGGACCGGGGAACCCCGCCGTGGGTGGTCCCGGCACCTGGGGCGCGCCGCCCGGTCCGGGTGGTTACGGCGCCCCGGCGGCCTACGGTGCTCCCGGCGGTCTGGCTCAGCCCGGCTACTCCGGGATGCCGGGCGGCTACGGAACCGGCTACCCCGCGCAGCAGAACCCGGCCGGTCACCCCAGCTACGGCTACCCCGGTCAGCCGCAACAGTCGCCCGGTTACGGCTACCCGAACCAGGTCTACGGCGATCCGGTGCGGGTGCGCCCGCCGTCACCGGTCGCCGGGGACGAGGCGTTCCAGCCCGCAGGCAGGGGCGGCGGGCTCAAGTGGCTGTGGATCGTGCTCGGCGTCGTCGTGGCGGCCGGGCTGGTGATCGGCGCGATCCTGCTCTTCGGCGGGGACGACAGCGGCGGCAGCAGCACGCCCACTTCGACCGCGCCGAACATCCCGGTCGGACCGGGTGGGCAGGGCAGCACCGGACCGTCCTCGCTGCGCCCGCCGCCCTCGTCGATCCCGATCCAGCCGAGCCGCTGA
- the groL gene encoding chaperonin GroEL (60 kDa chaperone family; promotes refolding of misfolded polypeptides especially under stressful conditions; forms two stacked rings of heptamers to form a barrel-shaped 14mer; ends can be capped by GroES; misfolded proteins enter the barrel where they are refolded when GroES binds), whose protein sequence is MAKLIAFDEDARRGLERGLNTLAEAVKVTLGPRGRNVVLEKKWGAPTITNDGVSIAKEIELEDPWEKIGAELVKEVAKKTDDVAGDGTTTATVLAQALVREGLRNVAAGADPISLKRGIEAAVEAVTEQLHKAAVQIETKEQIAATASISAADRTIGELIAEALDKVGKEGVVTVEESNTFGLELELTEGMRFDKGYISGYFVTDPERQEAELEDPYVLLFGSKIANVKDVLPLLEKVIQSGKPLLIIAEDVEGEALATLVVNKIRGTFKSVAVKAPGFGDRRKAILQDIAILTGGQVISEEVGLSLDKADLSWLGRARKAVITKDETTIVEGAGDADQIQGRVNQIRAEIENSDSDYDREKLQERLAKLAGGVAVIKAGAATEVELKERKHRIEDAVRNAKAAVEEGIVAGGGVALIQAAEAAFAGLKLEGDEATGANIVKVAVEAPLKQIAINAGLEGGVVAEKVKGLPQGHGLNAATGVYEDLLAAGVPDPTKVTRSALQNAASIAALFLTTEAVVADKPEKASAAPADPSGGMGGMDF, encoded by the coding sequence ATGGCCAAACTGATCGCGTTCGACGAGGACGCCCGCCGCGGTCTTGAGCGCGGCTTGAACACCCTCGCCGAAGCCGTCAAGGTGACCCTCGGCCCGCGGGGCCGGAACGTCGTGCTCGAAAAGAAGTGGGGCGCGCCGACGATCACCAACGACGGTGTCTCCATCGCCAAGGAGATCGAGCTCGAGGACCCGTGGGAGAAGATCGGGGCCGAGCTCGTCAAGGAAGTTGCCAAGAAGACCGACGACGTCGCGGGTGACGGCACCACCACCGCCACCGTGCTGGCCCAGGCGCTCGTGCGCGAGGGCCTGCGCAACGTCGCCGCGGGTGCCGACCCGATCAGCCTCAAGCGCGGCATCGAGGCGGCCGTCGAGGCCGTCACCGAGCAGCTGCACAAGGCTGCCGTGCAGATCGAGACCAAGGAGCAGATCGCGGCCACCGCCTCGATCTCCGCCGCGGACCGCACCATCGGCGAGCTGATCGCCGAGGCGCTGGACAAGGTCGGCAAGGAAGGCGTCGTCACCGTCGAGGAGAGCAACACCTTCGGGCTCGAGCTGGAGCTCACCGAGGGCATGCGCTTCGACAAGGGCTACATCTCCGGCTACTTCGTCACCGACCCCGAGCGTCAGGAAGCCGAGCTGGAGGACCCGTACGTCCTGCTCTTCGGCTCCAAGATCGCCAACGTCAAGGACGTGCTGCCGCTGCTGGAGAAGGTCATCCAGTCCGGCAAGCCGCTGCTGATCATCGCCGAGGACGTCGAGGGCGAGGCCCTGGCGACCCTGGTGGTCAACAAGATCCGCGGCACCTTCAAGTCCGTTGCCGTCAAGGCCCCGGGCTTCGGTGACCGCCGCAAGGCCATCCTGCAGGACATCGCGATCCTGACCGGTGGCCAGGTCATCTCGGAAGAGGTCGGCCTCAGCCTGGACAAGGCGGACCTGTCGTGGCTCGGCCGCGCGCGCAAGGCCGTCATCACCAAGGACGAGACCACCATCGTCGAGGGCGCGGGCGACGCCGACCAGATCCAGGGTCGCGTCAACCAGATCCGCGCGGAGATCGAGAACTCGGACTCCGACTACGACCGTGAGAAGCTGCAGGAGCGGCTCGCGAAGCTGGCCGGCGGCGTCGCCGTCATCAAGGCCGGTGCCGCGACCGAGGTCGAGCTCAAGGAGCGCAAGCACCGCATCGAGGACGCGGTGCGCAACGCCAAGGCCGCCGTGGAAGAGGGCATCGTCGCCGGTGGTGGCGTGGCCCTGATCCAGGCCGCCGAGGCCGCGTTCGCGGGCCTGAAGCTCGAAGGCGACGAGGCCACCGGTGCCAACATCGTCAAGGTGGCCGTCGAGGCCCCGCTCAAGCAGATCGCGATCAACGCCGGTCTCGAGGGCGGCGTCGTGGCGGAGAAGGTCAAGGGCCTGCCGCAGGGCCACGGCCTCAACGCCGCCACCGGCGTGTACGAGGACCTGCTCGCGGCCGGCGTGCCGGACCCGACCAAGGTCACCCGTTCCGCGTTGCAGAACGCCGCGTCCATCGCGGCGCTGTTCCTGACCACCGAAGCGGTCGTGGCGGACAAGCCGGAGAAGGCCTCCGCGGCCCCGGCCGACCCGTCCGGCGGCATGGGCGGCATGGACTTCTGA